One Papio anubis isolate 15944 chromosome 18, Panubis1.0, whole genome shotgun sequence genomic window, agaaaaggaagtagcaagataataggatcattgtagggagaaggtcagcagtaagacatgaataaagatctctgtgacatgaataagtttaaggaaaagtgctgtacCTTGATaggcatatgcaaacatctccataaacctttttagtgcataaagagcagcattgcgctagcaagtccTGCCTTTCACCCTAAggctgttttctcctttctcagtaaacagaacacaCAATTGGGTTCCTttgcccagggacaggcaggagacagatgcttttctctatcacAACTGCCAACAACTGCCAAgatgccttctttcctcttgtactggTCCTCCTCAGCACGGatccttcacgggtgtcaggctgggggacgatcaggtctttcccttcccacgaggccatatttcagaccatcacatggggagaaaccttggacaatacctagctttcctaggcagaggtccctgcgacctttggcagtgtgcgtgtccctgggtacttgacattaagagaatggtgatgacttttaaccagcaagctgccttcaggcacttgtttaacaaagcacaccctgcacagcccaaaatcctttaaaccttgagtcaccacagcataTGTCTCTTGtgaggacaaggttgggggtagggtcacagattaacagcatctcaaatacagaacaaaatagtctcttatgtctacttttttctatacagacacagtaacaggctgatctctctctcttttccccacactaGTCCTGCCACTACTGTTAAGAGTGTGGTTCTGATCAGCACTGGGCCTCCTGAGACCACATGGAGCCGCCACTGAGTATCCCCAGCGGCAGACCCACTGCAGGGGGTCATGTGTCCACCGGCTGTGATCACCCATTCTGCTAAATGGCTGCCCCTCAGGGATGCTGGTATCTCACCAGGGCACCTCTCAGCTGCCCTTTCCTTGCCCAGACCTGACCATCCTGTGCCCCCTCTTCAGGCTGCTCCTGGGCCGGCAGAGCCAAACCAGCTGACCCAGCCAGGCCGATCACAGAAAAAGCCTGGCTTGATTTCCACCACTGCAGTCCTCCCTATGCCCTTCACATTCCTGGACTCTGTCCAAGCCTCCATCTGCTGCCCATTCTTCTCACTCGCAGTGATGGCTTAAGCAATCTGCAGGGACATAGGCCTCTGGGGATGCTGTCTTCTCACACTCAGCATCAGTCCCACAGAATGGAAGCACTAGCCCTCCTGGGGGCAGCCTGTGCAACCACTCCTAATGGGTTTTTGGGAATCTGGTTCTaggtcttccttttctttgagggtttttttgttttttgtttctttttttggggagacagagtctcacgttGTCCCCAAAGCTGGTGTGGAGTGGTAGGAACATGgttctcaacctcctgggctcaagcaatcctcccaccccagactcctgagtagctggaactacaggcaagcGCTATTATGCTAAgcttattttttgcagagacaaatgtcactgtgttgccaggctggtgtgAAATCCCTGAGCtgcagtgatccacctgcctgctgcctcccaaagtgctggggttgccggtgtaagccactgcacctgggtaattcttgtgttttcagtagagatggggtttcaccgtgttggccaggcttgatTCCAGGGTTTGGAAGTGGGAGCGAGTAACGCTTGAAAATCTGGATGGGCTGGACACAGGTGGACCGGGGCAGCCCCGCAAGACACTGGAAACGGCTCTAGAAACACAGGAGGAATCCGAGTGACCTGGATCCTCACAGTATGGCTTCCAACTGCCAGCTATCAGCGCCAGATAGAAGGAAACacttgttggccaggtgcagtggctcatgcctataaccctagcactctgggaggccgaggcgggtggatcaataggtcaggagttcaagaccagcctggccaagctggtgaaaccccctctctgctaaaaatataaaaattagccgtgcatggtggcaggttcctgtaatcctagctacttgggaggctgaggcaggagaaccacctgaATCCAGGggaccaaggttgcagtgagccgagattgtaccattgtaccTCAGCCTGGGAGTgatactcagtctcaaaaagaacaaacaaacaaaaaaaacttgtttcCTGCTTGAAGGGGTGTTACTGAAAGCAACTGAAGTGGTTGCCTTGAGCTGGCAGAACTCCATCTCTTAGCTTCTCTTCCTAAGTGGGGGTTTCTACTCCTGGGCAACTTTACCCAAATTCTCTTCCTGATTAGTATCAAGCTCAcctacttttgtgtgtgtgtgtgtgttgttttttcttgagagagtcttgctctgttgcccaggctggagtgcagtggtgcgatgtgtGCTCACtaaaagctctgcctcccaggttcaagcgattctcttgcctcagtggcccaagtagctgggattacagtagtagGTcctcaccaccactcctggctaattttttttttttttttttttttagtagagatggggttttgccatgttaggctggtctcgaactcctgacctcaggtgatccacccacctcggcctcccagagtgctgggattataggcgtgagccaccaggcttgGCCAAGCtcacctactttttaaaatgcagatgatgcttttttttttttttttggagtgacaaggtcttgctatgttgcccaggatggtcttgaactcctgggttaaaGGGAACTTCCTGTCTTGACctaccaaagtcctgggattataggcatgagccccatgcccagcctgatgcTGCTCTTAACTCTGAACCCTCCCAGGGCTTCATATTTTCTCATGGGCAGGCCCGGCCCTCATGTGTTTCTGGCTTTGTCACATGGCCTGCCCTCTGCTCGGGTTTTGTGTCTGCTCCTGGGATGTACTGCTAAGGTGGAATCCCCCTGTGGACAGGGCCCTTCTGTCAGTCATCTTGTTCACCAGTGTGTCGCCCAGCAGCCTCCTGTGCCTGCTTCATAGTCAGTGCCCAACAGGAGTGAAGATCCCACATCCACTTCCACGATTAGCGCCAACAGCCATGGGCAGGACCTCTCCTTGGCTTCTGTGTTCTCGTTACTCTCTAGTGGCTGAAATTTGGAGTCCCCATCTCCAGGCTCTGGCACGCAAGTCATGCTAACCTTCATAGGCATGTCTGCTTTGCTGTCTTTTGTTTCACATTCTGACAGTCCTCAGAAAAGCTAGCGTTCGTTCGGGAGATTCTTTCACTCACACGTGCGTTACATGAGAAATTACTCAATGTCTGAGGTAGAAGCTTCTCtgcagggctgggcgcagtggctcacgcctgtaatcccagcactttaggaggccgatgcgggcagatcgcttgaggtcaggagttggagatcagcctgacaaacatggtgaaacattatctctactaaaaattagccaggcatgggggtgtgtgcctgtaatctcagctactcaggaggctgaggcaggaaaatcacttgaccctgggagacggaggttacggtgagccactgcactccagtgctggggtgacagcaagactccatctcctgcccccaccaaaacaaaaacaaaaaacaaaacaaaaaattgcccTCCAGGGCCAGGAGGAGAGGAGATCTGAGGCCAAGAAGGCCACTAACGATGAGCTGAGAGCTGCAGCATCAAGCAGAGGGGTCCTGGAAGTGTCCCATTGGTTATGGCTCAGTAGGACAGGCTCATGGGTGCTTTCCCTCTCAAAACACCAGGGCACAAAGTGTGAAGCTGGAAGCCTCCTAGTGGAGACCAGGTCCTAAGGGTCTAGTCCTACTTGGGCCAGTAGGACCATCAGATGGGCAGTTGAGCCAAGAGAAACTATACCCAAATGAGGTCTCAGGATGCCACAGGCCCCTGACTTCCCAGGCCAGCTCCTGGCGGGGCAGGGCTCTGTCAGTCACACAACTGGAGGTAACAATGGCAGACTGTGGCCAAGGGTGGTGAATGTGTGGCACCAGCTAAGCCTCCATCTACCTCCCACAACatccctctgtcacccacgctggggACCCCTAGCATCTTATTTCTACACCATTGCAAGTCTTATGCCTGCAGCCTGGGATGCCCTGGCCTCATTCCCCTTCTGACTTGTCCTGGATTTACCCACAGTATGTGGAGGCCAGTTAGATTCAGCCACATCAGCCCGAGGCCAAAATAGGTGAGTCCCAACTTCAGACTTACAAATAAAGACATAACCCAATATGCAGTTTGGTTATGAAAAACATCtatcaagtggaaaaaaaaatctctaaaatacTAGGATAAAAATGGGCTGTATGGCCAAATACGGTGAGCATGGACTTGGAGTCGAACAGGAAGAGGTCTCAACGGGAAATACACTCCATCAGCTGGGTTTTGTTGTTCTTGGCATTGCTGCTTTTGGCTGGCTGCCTCACCGGTAAGGCAaaaaccactgcctcccaggcttgtgtgaggattaaatgaagtacAGTTACATCTTGAGATATGCCCAGGCTGCAAGAACTTGTCTTTAAGAGGAGTTTCATCTAAAAGCACTGTGGTTTATGAGGATTACAAGGCACTTAAAAAGAGCTGTGATCTTCCGTCGCAGGATTTCACCATAGGGCCCTAAGAAGCACTTGAAGTGTGTTGCAGTGCCGAAGCACTGATGCTCAACAAACTAACAGGTGTATTTGCACCTCGTCCATCGACAGATCCCCACAAGCTTAGGGAATGTCTTCCCCTGATCGTCTTCCTCAGGAATAAACTCAAGTACGCGTTGACTGGAGATGAGGTAAAGAATATACGTATGCAGTGCTTCATCAAAATTGATGGCACGGTTCGAGTGGCTACCACATACCCTGCTGGATTTATGGATGTCATTGGTATTGAGAAGACAGGGGAGCATTTCTGCCTGGTCTATGACACCAAGGGCTGTTTTGCTGTTTACCGCATCCCAGTGGAAGAGGCAAAGTACAACCTGTGCAAAGGGAGGAAGAGCACTGTGGGGATGAAAGGAATCCCATACCTGGTGTCTCATGATACTGGAACCATCCACTACCCAGATCCTCTCATCAAGGTGAACCATGCTGTGAAGATTGATTTAGGGACTGGCAAGATAATCAACTTTATCAAATTCCACACAGGCAATGTCTGTATGGTGATTGGTGGAGCCAGCCTCAGTCGTGTTGGTGTGACCACCAACAGGCAAAGACATCCTGGATCGCTCAATGTGCATGTGAGGGATGCCAGTGGCAACAGCTTTGCCACGAGGCTGTCCAACATTTTTGTCATTGGCAATGGCAGTAAACCTTGGATTTCTCTGCCCAGGAGAAAGGGCATCCGACTTACTATTgctgaagagagagaagaggctaGCCACCAAACAGTGGTGGCTAAATTGCAGTAGcagcatctctcttttttttttttttttttccccccctcaaATAGTGAATTcttgtttctaagaaaaaaaaaaaagttctgaacaGAGGCTAGGTGTGGCGGCTCAttcctataaacccagcactttgggaggcagaggtgggtggatcacttgagggtcaggagttggagaccagtctgaccaacatggtgaaacctcatctctactaaaaatagccaggtgtggtggtacactcctgcaatcccaactacttggggggctgagggaggagaatcactagaacctgggagagggaggttgcagttagctgagattgtgctattgcactccagcctgggtgacagaccaagactccatctcaaaaaaaaaaaaaaaaagtctggattTTTAGAGCCTTGGGAATATGCAGCTGAGATAAGAGTAACCCCTGTGGTCACCTTCCTAGTCGTAGAGTGGGGTGTGTGAAGTTCTCAGCATTTGTAACTTGCTAGCTTATACTGACAACTCTGGCACTCCTTGCATTGTTTCGAttgatttttctgcctctattaCTTTACCTTTTTGTATAAAGCGTTCTCTTATGTGAACGACGGATGTCAAATATGCTTTCTTTGGTAGTATAGTCTCAAGTGTACAATGCAGCTCCGAAAGACCTGGAGAAGTGTAGTGATATAGTTTGGTATTTGTCCCTGTCCAAGTCTCATGCTAAGATGtcatccccaatgttggaggtggggcctgctgggaggacCCCTCATGGCTTGGTCCTGTCCTCAAGATAGTTcttgtgagagctggttgtttggAAGTGTGTGGCACCCCCTCACCCTGCTCCTAATTTTGTCACacgatgtgcctgctcccccttcactttACGCTGTAATTGtcagtttcccgaggcctccccagaagctaagcagaggTCAGTCTGCAGAACCAcaagccaattaaatctcttttcttggccgggtgtggtggctctcgcctataaccccagaactttgggaggctgaggcaggcggatcacctgaggtcaggaattcgagaccagcctggccaacaggctgtattttatctactaaaaatacaaaaattagctgggcatggtggtgggtgcctgtaatctcagctactcaggaagttaaggcaggagaatcacttgaaaccgggaggtcgaggttgcagtgagccgaaatcataccactgcactccagcctgggtgagagcgagactccatcttaaaaaacaaaaacaaacaaaaaaccctctttcctttataaattactcagcctcaggtatttatagcaatgcatgAACAGCTTAATGTATGTAGACAGCCATTTTATAGGGTAATTAAGAGATCTTGCTTATGTTGTGCTGTGTTAGTGGAGGTCAATTATCTGTGTCCATTTTAATGGGTTTATGGTGTTTTAGTATAAATGAGTGTGTCTTTAGGGACTAAGGTGTGCATACACATTTTTCCACTGGAATTAATGGCAATTATATTCTCCGCTTCGGAGAATTCATCCTAGGAGGGGTTTTTATGTACAAATTACCCTTTTAAAGCAGGAGAATGTAGGTGAAAAATACATCAGACTGCACAGCACaaagttttcttaaatgtttttatgttttgtttgtttttgagatgggattctctgttatccaggctggagtgcagaggcacaatctctgcctcctg contains:
- the LOC101019751 gene encoding 40S ribosomal protein S4, Y-like; amino-acid sequence: MLNKLTGVFAPRPSTDPHKLRECLPLIVFLRNKLKYALTGDEVKNIRMQCFIKIDGTVRVATTYPAGFMDVIGIEKTGEHFCLVYDTKGCFAVYRIPVEEAKYNLCKGRKSTVGMKGIPYLVSHDTGTIHYPDPLIKVNHAVKIDLGTGKIINFIKFHTGNVCMVIGGASLSRVGVTTNRQRHPGSLNVHVRDASGNSFATRLSNIFVIGNGSKPWISLPRRKGIRLTIAEEREEASHQTVVAKLQ